From the Portunus trituberculatus isolate SZX2019 unplaced genomic scaffold, ASM1759143v1 PGA_scaffold_202__28_contigs__length_962959, whole genome shotgun sequence genome, the window TACCTTGGTAACCCCGCGCTGTtccaggtgtgtgcgtgtgtgtctgtgtgtgagagacagagacagagacagatagatagacagacagatagaaaatgaggaaagagaagagaagagagagactgactgagagagggagagacagatagacagatagacgtacagacagagacaccattaaaacatcagtaaacacaccaaaacaccagcaaacaccacaaaacaccattaaacaccacaaaacaccacaaaaacaccaataaccaccaccaaaacacaccacaaaacacgataaaaacaccacaaaacacaataaaacaccacaaaacaccaaaaacaccacaaaatcaccacaaaaacaccaataaccaccacaaaacacccaaaaacaccaataaccaccacaaaaaaaagcaccataaaacaccagTGACCACCAAAAAACATCttgaaaaaacattaaaacacctATTTCTTAACCCTCTCAAATAGGCTAAGAACATGCCCAAGAACCTATTACCGAGAGACGGCCGTGTTGACATCTTCGCAGTGCACTCCCGCCTCAACCCGCCCCAACACAGCCTGGTCCTGCACTCCGACACGCGCTGGTTGACTGTGGTGCGGGAGCCAACAGCGCTGTACGAGTCACTGTTTAGCTTCTACCATATGAACAACGCCTATGGGTTTGACTTACATGAGTTTGGCAAGAAGAGCGCccaggtgaggtgtgtgtgtgtgtgtgtctgtgtgtgtgtgtgtgaatgttatgTTGCAAGAGGTATGTATGCGTTTCTAAAAtaagttttcctccttctcctcctcctcgtccttcttctcgtcctcctcctcctcctcctcctcctcctcctcctcctcctcctcctcctcctcttcttccctccatccttcctctattttctcctttcattcattcttattctctctcttctctctctctctctctctctctctctctctctctctctctcacacacacacacacacacacacacacacacacacacacacactctctctctactctactctctatctctttatctctctatctatctctccactcactctctctctctctctctctctctctctctctctctctctctctctctctctctctctctctctctctctctctctctctctctctctctctctctctctctctctctctctctctctctcacacacacacacacacacacacacacacacacacactctctctatctctctatctctatctatctatctctctatctctctatctttctatctatctatctatctatctctcacacacacactcactcactctctccctccctcacacacaggaGCTAGCCAACCTCCCACGTTACGGCGGGAAGCTCGGCAAGAACCAGATGCTGTTTGACTTAGGCTACAAAGCAGATCTGACAGTGACGGAGCTGAGAAAAGCCTTGGATGAGATAGACCAGAGATTTGACCTGGTCCTTATCGCCGAGAGAATGGACGAGAGCCTGATACTTCTTCGACACCTTCTTTGCTGGAGTCTTTATGATGTCGTTGTGTTTACCAAGAACGCGAGGAGGAGCGAGGTGAAGAAGGGGCTAGACGAGGTTACGATGAGGGCTTTAAGAGAACTGAACAGCGCTGATGTTATTTTATACGAGCATTTTTTGGGGAAGCATAAAGAGGCGGTGTTTGCGTTTGGTGAAGGGAAGATGGCCAGTGAATTATCAGCGTTGAGAAGTTTAAGAGATGAATGTTACGAGGAGTGTGGCCTGAGGGAAGTcaaaggaagggataagagTTTGAAGTTTAAGGAATATTCCGGGTTAGTGAATGCTTATGTGGCTGAAAATACTACAGATTCTCAGTGccttctgctctctcttccCGAGTTGGCCCTTGTAGATTTAGCAAGGAAAAAGCAAGTTAGTTTGGTGAATAAAAAGGAtgtttcgcctcctcctcctcctcctcctcctcctccgcctcctcctcctcttccttcttaacctcttcctcctcatcctccttaaaagttgttgttgttgtttttcttgttattcttgttcttgttttttttttcgtcttcttcttcttcttcttctgatcttcctcctcctcttcctcctcctcttcctgacttcttcttctttcgtcttcttcttcttcttcttcttcttctcctcctcttcctcctcctcctccttctctgtttttttttcttcttcctctctctctctctctctctctctctctctctctctctctctctctctctctctctctctctctctctctctctctctctctctccattttgtaTGTGATAAATATTCCAAATTGTTAAggaaaatcaaaatttaaaaccaaaat encodes:
- the LOC123500310 gene encoding galactosylceramide sulfotransferase-like, coding for LGNPALFQAKNMPKNLLPRDGRVDIFAVHSRLNPPQHSLVLHSDTRWLTVVREPTALYESLFSFYHMNNAYGFDLHEFGKKSAQELANLPRYGGKLGKNQMLFDLGYKADLTVTELRKALDEIDQRFDLVLIAERMDESLILLRHLLCWSLYDVVVFTKNARRSEVKKGLDEVTMRALRELNSADVILYEHFLGKHKEAVFAFGEGKMASELSALRSLRDECYEECGLREVKGRDKSLKFKEYSGLVNAYVAENTTDSQCLLLSLPELALVDLARKKQVSLVNKKDVSPPPPPPPPPPPPPPLPS